Proteins from one Hemiscyllium ocellatum isolate sHemOce1 chromosome 30, sHemOce1.pat.X.cur, whole genome shotgun sequence genomic window:
- the LOC132829805 gene encoding uncharacterized protein LOC132829805, with the protein MWFSILQQVSLQCLLIISLIQGNGNRACPVRVIYPRSTLHLTVGDSLTLNCTVEFCTREEQKPVVYWCIIEARSCHPVSTNGLSFNHDQQGNLLVSYKIAALNYNDSGTFRCEASQGNVMARGHSIVVNVTEASDSPLIPVEHTETTNKWYFMSILPLSVVIVCIMLYCQGKQKLALRRQRAQVKSVTLASSSPNITAVIPQLSSLTGTTERHVVEAYVNIKHMEPFYVNETFSINEQYEECIYENDPPNQ; encoded by the exons ATGTGGTTCAGCATATTGCAGCAGGTTTCTCTTCAATGTCTCCTGATAATCTCACTAATACAAG GAAATGGAAATCGTGCCTGTCCAGTGAGAGTAATCTATCCCCGATCTACGTTGCACCTCACCGTGGGAGATAGTCTAACACTAAATTGTACAGTTGAATTCTGTACTCGTGAAGAACAAAAGCCTGTAGTATACTGGTGCATAATTGAGGCACGCAGTTGTCACCCGGTGTCTACAAATGGGCTTAGTTTCAACCATGACCAGCAAGGAAATTTACTTGTCAGTTACAAGATTGCTGCCCTCAACTACAATGACAGTGGCACATTCCGATGTGAAGCTTCTCAAGGAAATGTGATGGCAAGGGGTCATTCCATTGTTGTAAATGTGACTG AAGCTTCTGATTCTCCGTTAATACCAGTTGAACACACTGAAACCACAAATAAATGGTACTTTATGAGCATTCTGCCCCTGTCGGTGGTGATAGTCTGTATCATGCTATACTGTCAAG GAAAACAGAAGTTGGCGCTGAGAAGACAAAGAGCCCAAGTAAAG AGTGTTACCCTGGCTTCCTCGTCACCCAACATCACAGCAGTTATCCCTCAGCTTTCTTCTTTGACTGGCACGACTGAGCGACACGTAGTGGAGGCATATGTAAATATAAAACACATGGAGCCCTTTTATGTAAATGAGACATTTTCCATAAATGAACAGTATGAAGAATGTATCTATGAAAATGATCCTCCTAACCAATA A